The DNA segment CTTAATGACCAGGTAAGCGGATAAACCCAGTATACAACAGCAATATCATTCAGAAAATGAATCATGACGGTCAAAAAGGTTACACGTACGACACACCAGAACAGCAGCATAACAATCATCGGTACCATGGATTTACCCGCCCCTCGCAGAATAGCGGATATGCAGTGAGAATATGCGAGCAGGAAAAAGAACATGGATGATGTTCTTGCCCGTTCAGTACCAAACATTACTACCTGAGGGTCATTATTAAATGCAGCAGTGAGCAGCGGGGCACCGATAAAAATGATAATTCCTATGACCTCCGCAATCGCCATAGAGCACAGCATTCCAAATTTTGCGCCTTTTTTCGTTCGCTCATATTGACGGGCCCCGAGATTTTGTCCGACAAAGGTTGTCAATGCCATGGTAAAGCTGGTAATTGGCAGAAATGCAAACCCTTCGATTTTTGAATATGCACCACAGCCGGCCATTGCCATTTCACCGAATCCGTTAATGTTGGATTGCACAACGACATTCGCAATCGCAATGATGGAATTCTGCAGTCCGCTTGGCAGACCATAACGGATAATCAGCTTCAGCATATCGGTATGAAACCGAATTTTACGCAGCTGCAGACGATAGGAATCCTTTGTACGCAGCAGTCTGTTCATACATAGAAGGGCGCTGACAAATTGTGATAAAATGGTCGCAAAGGCTGCAGAGCCGACTCCCATGTGAAAGACTACGATTAAAACGATATCCAGTACAATATTGATAATTGATGAAATAATGAGATAATTCAGCGGATGCCGGCTGTCTCCCACGGCCTGCAGTATACCGACAAATATATTATACATAACCAGACCCAGCGATCCCATGAAATAGATGCGGAAATAGGTTACCGACTGTGGCAGAACGTTGGCCGGTGTATCCATTAAGATTAGAATCTGCGGCGCAAGAAGCACTCCCAGTATAGTTAAAATAATGCTGGCGACAAGACCGAAGGCAACCGTCGTATGAATCGCTCTTTGCATGTTGTCAATATCTCTGGCTCCAAAATACCGGGCAATGACAACTCCTGCACCGATGGCGATACCGTTAAAGAAGCCTACCATCAGGAAAATCAGATTTCCAGATGAGCTGACGGCCGCCAATGCATTGCTGCCGAGAAAATTCCCCACAATCAGTGAATCCGCTGTGTTATACAGCTGTTGAAACAAATTTCCAAAAAACAGTGGAAGCGCAAAGAACATGATTTTTTTCCATATCGTTCCCTCTGTCATTAAATTTTTTGATTCTTCTACCTCCATAAAATTCCTACTCTCCCTTTTTAAATGCCAGTATTTATCATACGCACACTCCTTCCTTTAGTCAAGCACGGAATGTACTTCTTTCGCGTCATGAGGAACTATTGTTTTGAATAACAGCTGATGCAGCTTTCTGTAATTTGCAATCAGACTCAGCAAAGAATGATAATATAATGCTGCTTGTATAGCAGGCTGTTGTATTCTCTTAATCTTTTTTTGATTTTAAGGGCAGTGAATCGCAACATGGTGAAATCTGCCTGCATAAGGATGCACGTAAACCGGCATTTCAGCTTATGCTTACGCTGTCTGGTAGGAAATCCTACTTTACTGCCTATGTAAAAGATTCCTATTGAATCCTTACGTAAAAAAACACTTGGTAATGTGATAACTGACATAAAAAAGAAGGAAATCCTTACCGCCCTATTTGCGGATATATTTCCTTACTATAGCATTCATCTGTTTACACAGCGTTTATTCTTTTATCTTTACGTTCTCCACAGTATCAATTATTCCCCCCTATATGTCCTCTTCCTGTTTCAGTGTTTTATGAAACAGCTTCTTTTTATGCTTACGGCAGCCGTCTAGGTCGCAGCTTTCACAGGTTAGCCTAGCATTGCTGATTTTATAAAACCGTTCGGGATGCATAGCGTGTCGAATTTCCCAGACTATTAAAGAGAGAAGTCCAAGCAGGACAAGCGTAATCGTGAAAATATTAGGAAAGAAAACCAGAAAGCTGTACTGAAAAAAGGAATCCCAATTA comes from the Erysipelotrichaceae bacterium 66202529 genome and includes:
- a CDS encoding MATE family efflux transporter; its protein translation is MEVEESKNLMTEGTIWKKIMFFALPLFFGNLFQQLYNTADSLIVGNFLGSNALAAVSSSGNLIFLMVGFFNGIAIGAGVVIARYFGARDIDNMQRAIHTTVAFGLVASIILTILGVLLAPQILILMDTPANVLPQSVTYFRIYFMGSLGLVMYNIFVGILQAVGDSRHPLNYLIISSIINIVLDIVLIVVFHMGVGSAAFATILSQFVSALLCMNRLLRTKDSYRLQLRKIRFHTDMLKLIIRYGLPSGLQNSIIAIANVVVQSNINGFGEMAMAGCGAYSKIEGFAFLPITSFTMALTTFVGQNLGARQYERTKKGAKFGMLCSMAIAEVIGIIIFIGAPLLTAAFNNDPQVVMFGTERARTSSMFFFLLAYSHCISAILRGAGKSMVPMIVMLLFWCVVRVTFLTVMIHFLNDIAVVYWVYPLTWSLSSIAFFIYYRKVNWMHAFEQA